A window of Bacteroidota bacterium contains these coding sequences:
- the aroF gene encoding 3-deoxy-7-phosphoheptulonate synthase: protein MIVQLKNNITSAQEMQVKNEVSLSGFSLREVVTASQRYLVCIGSKPVDLRRIGCLPGVRDVHRVTDANQLVSREWRVKDTVIDMGDALHIGTGEFTLMAGPCSIESEAQIAATVQFLSQQGVRVMRGGVFKPRSSPYAFRGLGIEGLKLFSSLCHEAGIKIVSEVMQSDQIEQMQPYVDIFQVGARNAQNFTLLDALGQCGKPVLLKRGISGTAEELLSAAEYIFSNGNESIILCERGIRSYEKAYRNTLDLNIVPVLKSRTHLPVVVDPSHGIGIRRHIPQMALAAVMAGADGLLLEIHPQPEKAASDGAQTLNFEEAALLFSQLRQAVALRQSFQL, encoded by the coding sequence ATGATAGTTCAATTGAAAAATAACATCACATCTGCACAGGAAATGCAGGTGAAAAACGAAGTGAGTCTTTCGGGATTTTCACTGCGGGAAGTGGTTACGGCTTCGCAGCGTTATCTGGTTTGTATCGGGAGCAAGCCGGTTGATTTACGTCGCATTGGCTGTTTGCCCGGTGTGCGCGATGTGCATCGGGTAACAGATGCCAATCAGCTTGTTTCGCGTGAGTGGCGGGTGAAAGATACGGTGATTGATATGGGGGATGCATTACACATCGGAACAGGTGAATTCACACTTATGGCAGGGCCTTGTTCCATTGAATCGGAAGCACAGATTGCGGCAACCGTTCAGTTCCTTTCGCAGCAAGGCGTGCGTGTAATGCGTGGCGGTGTGTTTAAGCCGAGAAGTTCGCCGTATGCGTTTCGCGGATTGGGGATTGAAGGGTTGAAATTGTTTTCATCGCTTTGCCATGAGGCCGGGATAAAAATTGTGAGTGAAGTAATGCAGTCGGATCAGATTGAGCAGATGCAGCCTTATGTGGATATTTTTCAGGTAGGTGCGCGAAACGCGCAGAATTTTACGCTGCTTGATGCGCTTGGACAATGCGGGAAACCGGTATTGCTGAAGCGTGGAATTTCCGGCACGGCTGAAGAATTATTATCGGCAGCAGAGTATATTTTTTCCAACGGCAATGAATCCATCATACTCTGTGAACGCGGAATCCGCAGCTATGAAAAAGCCTATCGCAATACACTCGATCTGAATATTGTACCTGTGCTCAAATCGCGTACACATCTGCCTGTGGTGGTTGACCCTTCGCACGGTATCGGTATTCGCCGGCACATTCCGCAAATGGCGCTGGCTGCCGTAATGGCAGGTGCCGACGGGTTGCTGCTTGAAATTCATCCCCAGCCTGAAAAAGCAGCATCAGATGGCGCGCAAACACTTAACTTTGAAGAGGCCGCTTTGCTTTTTTCACAACTCAGGCAAGCGGTTGCTCTTCGTCAATCTTTTCAACTGTGA
- the hisH gene encoding imidazole glycerol phosphate synthase subunit HisH — protein MKIVLIDYRAGNVQSVLFALERLGVNATLSNDAAEIASADKVIFPGVGEASTAMQVLHKQQLNTLIPQLKQPVLGICLGMQLLCRHSEEGDTAALGVFDVDVKRFVPQPADAFQKVPHMGWNTLDVMRGPLFEGLPEKAAVYFVHSFYAALCTDTAAEANYNMPFSAALCRDNFYAVQFHPEKSGEAGERILQNFLQR, from the coding sequence GTGAAAATTGTTCTCATCGACTATCGCGCCGGCAATGTGCAGTCTGTATTGTTTGCGCTTGAACGTTTGGGTGTAAATGCCACACTCAGTAATGATGCTGCCGAAATTGCCTCCGCCGATAAGGTGATTTTTCCCGGTGTAGGTGAAGCATCAACCGCAATGCAGGTATTGCATAAACAACAGCTTAATACACTTATTCCGCAACTAAAGCAGCCGGTGCTTGGCATTTGTCTGGGCATGCAGCTGCTTTGCCGGCATTCCGAAGAAGGTGATACGGCTGCACTAGGCGTGTTTGATGTGGATGTGAAACGCTTTGTTCCGCAACCGGCAGATGCTTTTCAGAAAGTTCCGCACATGGGCTGGAATACGCTTGATGTAATGCGTGGCCCCTTGTTTGAAGGTCTTCCTGAAAAGGCCGCAGTTTATTTTGTACATAGTTTTTACGCCGCACTTTGCACCGATACTGCTGCAGAAGCAAATTACAATATGCCTTTCAGTGCCGCACTTTGCCGCGATAATTTTTACGCCGTGCAGTTTCACCCCGAAAAAAGCGGTGAAGCCGGTGAACGTATCCTTCAAAATTTTCTACAACGCTGA
- the hisA gene encoding 1-(5-phosphoribosyl)-5-[(5-phosphoribosylamino)methylideneamino]imidazole-4-carboxamide isomerase: MMQIIPAIDLINGACVRLEQGDYNRQTHYAEDPLEMAKAFEAAGVTRLHLVDLDGAKAGRVINLPVLERIASHTALQIDFGGGVKSATDVQQVLDAGAQWVAVGSIAVKSPETMLQWFQEFGASRFFIGADVRGTQLAVSGWLEQTQVEIVPFIQQYLQLGAASFFCTDIARDGLLQGPSVDLYRMLLEECPGLQLTASGGVASVNDLSLLQECGCVAAITGKAIYEGRITLNDLQRWNSNGSNS, translated from the coding sequence CTGATGCAGATTATTCCCGCCATCGACTTAATAAACGGGGCGTGTGTACGCCTTGAACAGGGCGATTACAACCGCCAGACACACTATGCAGAAGATCCGCTTGAAATGGCAAAAGCATTTGAAGCGGCTGGTGTTACACGGCTTCATCTGGTAGATCTTGACGGAGCAAAAGCCGGGCGGGTAATCAATTTGCCGGTGCTCGAACGGATTGCCTCGCATACAGCGCTGCAAATTGATTTTGGCGGTGGTGTGAAATCGGCAACTGATGTGCAGCAGGTGCTTGATGCCGGCGCGCAATGGGTTGCTGTGGGCAGTATAGCCGTGAAATCACCTGAAACTATGCTTCAGTGGTTTCAGGAGTTTGGGGCATCGCGCTTTTTTATTGGTGCCGATGTGCGCGGCACACAACTGGCCGTGAGCGGCTGGCTGGAACAAACACAGGTTGAAATAGTACCGTTTATTCAGCAATATTTGCAGCTGGGAGCCGCTTCTTTTTTCTGTACCGATATTGCCCGCGACGGGCTTCTTCAGGGCCCTTCCGTTGATTTATACCGTATGCTGCTGGAAGAATGTCCCGGCCTTCAGTTAACCGCCAGCGGTGGCGTAGCCAGTGTAAACGATCTTAGCTTGCTGCAGGAATGCGGTTGCGTGGCCGCAATTACCGGGAAAGCCATTTACGAAGGCCGGATTACACTGAATGATCTGCAACGCTGGAACAGTAACGGATCCAATAGCTGA
- the hisF gene encoding imidazole glycerol phosphate synthase subunit HisF, which yields MLTKRIIPCLDIKDGRTVKGVNFEGLRDAGDAVELAERYSHEGADELVLLDITATHEKRKTVAGFVRRVASRINIPFTVGGGITTADDVAALLDNGADKVSVNSAAFRNPALIDELAKRFGSQCVVLAVDAKAETDGIARVYLGGGRVPTNTEALHWIREAVNRGAGEILLTSMNHDGTKSGFALELTRQVSKAVNVPVIASGGAGNMAHFYEAFTQGHADAALAASLFHFGELSVPALKQYLASQNIPVRLTH from the coding sequence ATGCTTACGAAACGAATAATTCCCTGTCTGGATATAAAAGACGGCCGCACGGTGAAAGGTGTAAACTTTGAAGGACTTCGCGATGCGGGTGATGCAGTGGAACTGGCCGAGCGTTATTCACATGAAGGTGCGGATGAGCTCGTATTGCTCGATATTACAGCTACACACGAAAAGCGAAAGACCGTAGCCGGTTTTGTGCGTCGTGTGGCCTCGCGCATCAATATTCCGTTTACAGTAGGCGGCGGCATTACCACAGCCGATGATGTAGCCGCGCTGCTTGATAATGGTGCCGATAAAGTTTCTGTAAACTCGGCTGCATTTCGCAATCCGGCACTTATCGACGAGCTGGCAAAGCGTTTTGGCAGTCAGTGCGTGGTGCTTGCGGTTGATGCCAAAGCCGAAACCGACGGTATTGCCCGTGTGTATCTGGGTGGTGGCCGCGTGCCAACAAACACAGAGGCGCTGCATTGGATCCGCGAAGCGGTAAACCGCGGAGCCGGCGAAATCTTACTTACGTCGATGAATCACGACGGCACAAAATCAGGCTTCGCGCTTGAGCTTACACGGCAGGTTTCCAAAGCCGTAAATGTGCCGGTTATCGCTTCGGGCGGAGCGGGGAACATGGCGCATTTTTATGAAGCATTTACGCAGGGACATGCTGATGCCGCGCTGGCGGCCAGTCTTTTTCACTTTGGCGAATTATCAGTTCCCGCGCTGAAACAGTATCTTGCTTCGCAAAATATTCCTGTTCGTCTTACTCATTAA
- a CDS encoding alpha/beta fold hydrolase codes for MRKQVFFFLLLLTGCARLDSSLYNLGDKITEYKLDNYTGEQDFILDASYAIPDSLIHLFTLASQGPDETSATTIHAIYIGDISRIATDTVILYCHGNKWHMDFYWQRAKLLANTGHKNRFGVLMLDYRGFGLSDGEPTEQGMYADVDAAQRWLRDNGLTGDRLMMYGFSLGSAAACELTAHPRTLTPAKLLLEAPFASSAVMVADGSQLNMPATYFTDLEIDNAEEIKNIQQPLCWLHGTNDNFLSITTHGEVVYNNHNGVYKEAHRIDGADHGEVPAKTGFQTYSNLLLQFITR; via the coding sequence ATGCGTAAACAAGTATTCTTCTTTCTGCTGCTGCTTACCGGTTGTGCCCGGCTCGACAGCTCATTGTATAATCTTGGTGATAAAATCACAGAATATAAACTTGACAATTACACCGGCGAGCAGGATTTTATTCTTGATGCCTCATACGCTATTCCTGACAGTCTGATTCATCTGTTCACACTTGCTTCGCAGGGGCCGGATGAAACATCGGCTACAACAATTCATGCAATTTATATTGGCGATATTTCGCGCATTGCAACGGATACTGTAATTCTGTATTGCCACGGAAACAAATGGCACATGGATTTCTATTGGCAACGCGCCAAATTGCTGGCCAATACCGGGCATAAAAACCGGTTTGGGGTGCTTATGCTCGATTATCGCGGCTTTGGTTTGTCGGATGGCGAACCCACCGAGCAGGGTATGTATGCCGATGTGGATGCGGCACAACGCTGGCTTCGCGATAACGGACTTACTGGCGACAGGCTGATGATGTATGGGTTCAGTCTGGGCAGCGCGGCGGCCTGCGAACTCACTGCGCATCCGCGCACACTTACCCCGGCCAAACTTTTGCTCGAAGCGCCGTTTGCTTCTTCGGCAGTAATGGTGGCCGATGGCAGTCAGCTGAATATGCCGGCAACTTACTTTACCGATCTTGAAATAGATAATGCCGAAGAAATAAAAAACATTCAGCAGCCTTTATGCTGGCTGCATGGAACGAATGATAATTTTCTCAGCATTACTACACATGGCGAGGTTGTTTACAATAATCATAACGGTGTATATAAAGAAGCGCACCGCATTGATGGTGCCGACCACGGTGAAGTGCCCGCCAAAACAGGATTTCAGACATACAGCAACTTGCTGTTACAGTTTATTACCCGATAA
- a CDS encoding bifunctional phosphoribosyl-AMP cyclohydrolase/phosphoribosyl-ATP diphosphatase HisIE: MKPDFTKSADGLLPAIVQDVRTRQVLMQAYMNEEAFLLTQQTGLATFWSRSRSALWVKGETSGHYLHVKEMLIDCDGDSVLIKAEPAGPVCHTGAPTCWNELNEPDFLAKLEEIIRERKNDPSSTSYTSTLLARGINKVAQKVGEEAVELVIEAKDDNRDLFLGEAADLLYHYLVLLTAKNCSLADVLAVLEKRHKPKQ, from the coding sequence ATGAAACCAGATTTTACTAAATCAGCCGACGGACTGTTGCCTGCCATTGTACAGGATGTGCGTACACGCCAGGTATTGATGCAGGCGTATATGAATGAAGAAGCATTTTTACTTACACAGCAAACCGGTTTGGCTACATTCTGGAGCCGCTCACGCAGTGCGCTTTGGGTGAAAGGCGAAACAAGCGGACATTACCTGCATGTAAAGGAGATGTTGATTGACTGTGACGGCGATTCTGTGCTCATAAAAGCGGAGCCTGCCGGGCCTGTTTGCCATACCGGCGCGCCTACCTGCTGGAATGAATTAAATGAACCTGATTTTCTTGCCAAGCTTGAAGAAATTATCCGTGAGCGGAAAAATGATCCATCCTCAACTTCTTATACCTCAACGCTTTTGGCGCGTGGCATAAATAAAGTGGCACAGAAAGTAGGGGAGGAAGCAGTTGAGCTTGTCATAGAAGCTAAAGATGACAACCGCGACCTCTTTCTGGGTGAAGCCGCTGATCTGCTTTACCACTATCTGGTACTGCTCACCGCCAAAAATTGCAGTTTGGCCGATGTGCTCGCTGTGCTTGAAAAAAGGCACAAGCCCAAACAGTAA
- a CDS encoding TonB-dependent receptor, which translates to MQIHFKNLFTAFCTMLSLSAMAQNSTVSGEVRDALSGESLIGVVVSVAGKPAVGAVTNAYGFYSLSVPAGETQLVARYIGYKADTQRVKVNGAIRVNFNLIPEGKQLAAVEVTGEKGNENLTKPTMGTTKLDMKEVAAIPVLMGEKDILKTIQLLPGVKSAGEGNAGFYVRGGGPDQNLILLDEATVYNASHLLGFFSTFNSDALKDVTLHKGGMPAEYGGRLASVLDVRMRDGNDKRFGADGGIGAISSRLTIDGPLVKDKGSFIVSGRRTYADVFLRLSNDSNLNQSILYFYDLNAKLNYRINDNNRIFVSGYFGRDIFGFGEALKFDWGNATGTIRWNHIFNEKLFSNTSIIYSNYDYAIDQTFGSNQIGIKSNIRDWNFKQDFHYFPRNGMALKAGLNVNYHTFLPGKVTVGEASSFNPLELDLQYALESAVYLQNEHQVNERFSMNYGIRISMFNVLGNGNVYTYDANGEVTDTTSYRKGEIVKTYYGIEPRLSMSYLLNEKNSVKVSYNRTQQYIHQLSNTTTTFPTDLWIPSSVNVKPQMGDQIAAGWFSNFKENSYEFSTEVYYKNLTNQIDYRNGAQLILNENVEGELLSGKGRAYGVELLLRKRKGKFTGWVGYTLSRTERKFEGINKTNWFPARQDRTHDVSLVGIYQLSEKWTFSAAFVFYTGNAVTFPSGSYVVDGNVVPYYTERNAYRMPDYHRLDLGATFYPKKKNKRWKNYESNWNFSVYNAYGRENAFAIQFRQDPDDASRMQAVQITLFRWIPSVTYNFKF; encoded by the coding sequence ATGCAAATACACTTCAAAAACCTGTTTACCGCTTTTTGTACTATGCTGAGTTTGTCGGCAATGGCGCAAAACAGCACAGTAAGCGGTGAAGTCAGAGACGCACTTTCAGGCGAATCACTTATTGGTGTGGTGGTGAGTGTGGCCGGAAAGCCGGCTGTCGGCGCTGTAACCAATGCTTACGGATTTTATTCGCTATCTGTACCAGCGGGCGAAACACAGCTTGTGGCACGCTACATTGGTTACAAAGCCGATACACAGCGTGTAAAGGTAAACGGTGCAATACGGGTAAATTTTAATCTTATTCCCGAAGGCAAGCAACTGGCTGCAGTGGAAGTGACTGGCGAAAAGGGCAATGAAAACCTTACCAAGCCCACTATGGGTACCACTAAACTTGATATGAAAGAAGTGGCAGCCATTCCGGTGCTCATGGGTGAAAAAGATATATTGAAAACAATACAATTGCTGCCCGGCGTAAAATCGGCGGGTGAGGGTAATGCCGGCTTTTATGTGCGTGGAGGCGGACCTGATCAGAATCTGATTCTGCTTGATGAGGCCACGGTTTACAATGCTTCGCATCTGCTGGGCTTTTTTTCAACCTTTAATTCAGATGCGTTGAAAGATGTAACACTGCACAAAGGCGGAATGCCTGCCGAATATGGCGGACGACTTGCCAGTGTGCTGGATGTTCGTATGCGCGATGGTAACGACAAACGTTTCGGTGCCGATGGCGGGATCGGTGCCATTTCGTCGCGCCTCACCATAGACGGGCCTTTGGTGAAAGACAAAGGTTCGTTCATCGTATCTGGACGTCGCACGTATGCGGATGTGTTTCTCCGGCTGTCGAACGATAGTAACCTTAACCAAAGTATTCTGTACTTCTATGATTTGAATGCCAAACTGAATTATCGCATAAACGATAATAACCGCATTTTTGTGAGCGGATATTTCGGACGCGATATTTTTGGTTTTGGAGAAGCGTTGAAATTTGACTGGGGAAATGCTACCGGAACGATTCGCTGGAATCATATCTTCAACGAAAAACTTTTTTCAAATACTTCCATCATTTACAGTAACTACGATTATGCCATTGACCAGACGTTTGGTTCAAACCAAATCGGCATCAAATCAAACATCCGCGACTGGAACTTTAAACAGGATTTTCATTACTTTCCGCGAAATGGTATGGCGCTGAAAGCCGGATTAAATGTCAACTATCACACTTTTCTGCCCGGGAAAGTGACCGTGGGAGAAGCCAGTTCTTTTAATCCGCTCGAACTCGATCTTCAGTACGCGCTTGAGTCGGCTGTTTATCTTCAAAATGAACATCAGGTTAATGAACGGTTTTCAATGAACTACGGCATCCGTATTTCGATGTTTAATGTGTTGGGGAATGGCAATGTATATACGTATGATGCAAATGGCGAAGTAACAGATACCACTTCATACCGTAAAGGCGAAATTGTGAAAACCTATTATGGTATAGAGCCACGCCTTTCGATGAGCTATTTGCTCAATGAGAAAAATTCGGTTAAAGTTTCCTACAATCGTACACAACAGTATATTCATCAGCTTTCCAATACCACTACCACATTTCCTACCGATTTGTGGATTCCGAGCAGTGTGAATGTGAAGCCGCAAATGGGTGATCAGATTGCGGCGGGGTGGTTTTCGAATTTTAAGGAAAACAGTTATGAGTTTTCTACTGAAGTATATTACAAGAACCTGACCAATCAGATTGATTACCGCAACGGTGCACAGCTTATTCTCAACGAAAATGTAGAAGGCGAATTGCTCTCGGGCAAAGGCCGTGCGTATGGCGTAGAGCTGCTTCTGCGCAAGCGTAAAGGTAAATTTACCGGCTGGGTAGGTTATACGCTTTCGCGCACGGAACGTAAGTTCGAAGGCATTAACAAAACAAACTGGTTTCCCGCACGTCAGGATCGCACACACGATGTGTCGCTGGTGGGTATTTACCAGCTTAGTGAAAAATGGACATTCTCTGCCGCGTTTGTGTTCTACACAGGCAATGCAGTTACGTTCCCGAGTGGCAGCTATGTGGTTGATGGTAACGTTGTGCCTTACTATACCGAGCGAAATGCCTACCGCATGCCCGATTATCACCGCCTTGATCTTGGCGCTACATTTTATCCGAAAAAGAAAAACAAACGCTGGAAGAATTACGAAAGCAACTGGAATTTCTCGGTGTACAATGCGTATGGCCGCGAAAATGCCTTTGCCATTCAGTTCCGGCAGGATCCAGATGATGCTTCGCGCATGCAGGCTGTACAGATTACACTTTTCCGCTGGATTCCTTCTGTTACGTACAACTTTAAATTCTAA
- a CDS encoding DUF4249 domain-containing protein produces MKQILFIFSIASLLVLGSCEKVIDIDLNSADPKLVIECLLTDTTGPCKVSLTRTVDYFDGGNSPGVSGATVVLSDNAGNTEQLSEVTPGNYIATTMQGTPGRTYTLSVTVNGTTYTSQSTMQQPVPIDTIFAEYFPPLFGADGGYVTTAPVQDPAGVANFYRQRIFINGVLQDTAGTYFLADDLFSDGRYVQFPLFPVIAQLGDTVTVQMWLLEEKAYRYIEALSLISGGTDPTQAAPANPDYQFTNDALGYFMAAPVVSRTFVVQ; encoded by the coding sequence ATGAAACAAATTCTCTTCATATTTTCCATTGCGTCACTTTTGGTGTTAGGTTCTTGTGAGAAAGTAATCGACATTGACCTTAACAGCGCCGATCCGAAATTAGTGATTGAATGCTTGCTTACCGATACAACAGGGCCTTGTAAAGTATCACTCACACGTACGGTTGATTATTTCGACGGCGGAAACTCGCCCGGCGTATCCGGCGCTACGGTAGTGCTGAGCGACAATGCCGGAAATACTGAACAACTGAGCGAAGTTACGCCCGGCAATTATATTGCAACCACCATGCAGGGTACGCCCGGCCGCACTTATACGCTTAGTGTAACGGTTAACGGCACTACATACACCTCGCAATCAACCATGCAGCAGCCGGTGCCTATTGATACCATTTTTGCAGAGTACTTTCCGCCCTTGTTTGGTGCTGATGGTGGTTATGTAACTACTGCGCCGGTACAGGATCCGGCCGGTGTAGCAAATTTTTACCGGCAGCGTATTTTTATCAATGGTGTGCTACAGGATACTGCCGGTACTTATTTTCTTGCTGATGATTTATTTTCAGACGGGCGTTACGTGCAGTTCCCTTTGTTTCCGGTAATTGCGCAGCTTGGCGATACGGTAACGGTGCAAATGTGGCTGCTTGAAGAAAAGGCTTACCGTTATATCGAAGCACTTTCGCTTATTTCGGGCGGTACAGATCCTACACAGGCTGCGCCGGCCAATCCCGATTATCAGTTTACGAATGATGCGCTGGGTTATTTTATGGCCGCACCTGTGGTATCGCGCACGTTTGTGGTGCAGTAG
- a CDS encoding DUF2304 domain-containing protein has product MERVQLLAIIASFAFLAFIARLIYRGRLREEYAIIWIVCSALLIAFAFWRQGLEVIADFIGVFDPPNLVFTGAIFAILIYLLHLSVVVSKLQEQNKTLAQQIALLREEMRKQHKQ; this is encoded by the coding sequence ATGGAGAGAGTTCAATTGCTTGCCATCATTGCCAGTTTTGCATTTCTGGCGTTCATAGCGCGACTCATTTATCGTGGCCGTTTGCGCGAGGAATATGCGATTATCTGGATTGTATGCTCGGCCTTGCTTATTGCGTTTGCTTTCTGGCGGCAGGGACTCGAAGTAATTGCTGATTTCATTGGCGTGTTTGATCCGCCCAATCTGGTATTTACAGGGGCCATTTTTGCGATACTGATTTACCTGCTTCATCTCTCGGTAGTTGTGTCAAAACTTCAGGAGCAAAATAAAACGCTGGCGCAGCAAATTGCACTGCTGCGCGAAGAAATGCGCAAGCAACACAAGCAATGA
- a CDS encoding transferase hexapeptide repeat family protein, which translates to MACYAFNGYRPVVHESSFIHPQAAVTGNVIIGRNVYVGPGAAIRGDWGQIIIEDGCNVQENCTIHMFPGVTVRLHEAAHIGHGAIIHGATIGRNCLIGMNAVVMDNVVIGDECIVGALTFIAADTLIPARKVVVGNPGKIVKDVSDEMIGWKTKGTELYQQLPFELHHTLEECEPLRRIPPFRPAQQDVYKTWNESK; encoded by the coding sequence ATGGCTTGTTACGCATTTAACGGGTATCGCCCGGTTGTTCACGAATCATCGTTTATTCATCCGCAGGCTGCGGTTACGGGCAATGTAATTATCGGACGAAATGTATATGTGGGCCCGGGTGCTGCGATACGTGGCGACTGGGGACAGATAATTATTGAAGATGGCTGTAATGTGCAGGAAAACTGCACCATTCATATGTTTCCGGGTGTAACTGTACGTTTGCATGAAGCAGCACATATCGGACACGGGGCAATTATTCATGGCGCCACCATTGGCCGCAATTGTTTAATTGGTATGAATGCGGTGGTGATGGACAATGTGGTGATTGGCGATGAATGTATTGTGGGGGCGCTCACGTTTATTGCGGCGGATACACTAATTCCGGCGCGCAAAGTGGTAGTGGGTAATCCCGGAAAGATTGTGAAGGATGTGAGTGATGAAATGATTGGCTGGAAAACAAAAGGCACTGAATTGTATCAGCAACTGCCTTTCGAGCTGCATCATACTTTGGAGGAATGTGAGCCGCTGCGCCGCATACCTCCGTTTCGGCCGGCACAGCAGGATGTGTACAAAACCTGGAACGAAAGTAAATAG
- the hflX gene encoding GTPase HflX has translation MIESLTTVRSGQRAVLIGVSEKRQSDELVKEYLDELAFLAETAGVLPVKRFTQKMDHPDPRTHIGSGKVAEVKAFVEANEIDLLIFDDELSPSQQRNLEKEFARRVIDRNLLILDIFAGRARTAHAKAQVELARWQYLLPRLAGMWTHLERQRGGTGTRGGSGEKEIETDRRIVRNRISALKDELKEIDRQMATQRKSRGELVRVALVGYTNVGKSTIMNLVSKSNVFAENKLFATLDTTVRKVVVGNLPFLLSDTVGFIRKLPHQLVESFKSTLDETREADILLHVVDISHPQFEDQLNVVHETLAEIGAKDKRTILVFNKIDAYRENAHNADPLNPTAHQNLSLAELQKSWMSKLSDPCIFISAASKENVDEFRQLLFREVKAIHAKRHPYDQFDYFS, from the coding sequence TTGATTGAATCGTTAACTACTGTCCGATCGGGACAGCGGGCTGTATTAATTGGCGTGAGTGAAAAGCGCCAGTCCGATGAACTGGTAAAGGAATATCTTGATGAGCTGGCCTTTCTGGCGGAAACGGCGGGCGTATTGCCTGTAAAACGTTTCACGCAGAAAATGGATCATCCTGATCCGCGCACGCACATTGGCTCGGGCAAGGTAGCCGAGGTAAAGGCATTTGTGGAAGCCAACGAAATTGATCTCCTCATTTTCGACGACGAGCTTTCGCCCTCGCAGCAGCGCAACCTGGAAAAGGAGTTTGCGCGCCGGGTTATTGACCGCAACCTGCTCATCCTCGATATTTTTGCCGGTCGTGCGCGCACGGCACATGCCAAGGCACAGGTTGAACTGGCACGCTGGCAATATCTGCTGCCACGCCTTGCCGGTATGTGGACCCACCTTGAACGGCAGCGCGGCGGCACAGGTACACGCGGCGGATCTGGCGAAAAGGAAATTGAAACCGACCGCCGTATTGTGCGCAACCGCATTTCGGCACTGAAAGACGAGCTAAAGGAAATAGACCGGCAAATGGCCACACAGCGCAAAAGCCGTGGCGAGCTGGTGCGTGTGGCTCTTGTTGGCTACACCAACGTAGGTAAATCAACCATCATGAACCTCGTGTCGAAATCGAATGTGTTTGCCGAAAACAAACTCTTCGCCACTCTCGATACGACGGTGCGAAAGGTGGTTGTGGGCAATTTACCTTTCCTGCTTTCAGATACCGTAGGATTCATCCGTAAACTGCCGCACCAGCTGGTAGAGTCGTTCAAATCAACTCTCGACGAAACGCGCGAAGCGGATATATTGCTCCATGTGGTTGACATTTCACATCCGCAGTTTGAAGACCAGCTTAACGTAGTTCACGAAACGCTGGCCGAAATTGGCGCTAAGGACAAACGCACCATTCTTGTCTTCAACAAAATTGATGCATACCGCGAAAACGCCCACAATGCCGATCCGCTTAATCCCACCGCCCATCAGAATCTTTCGCTGGCCGAGCTGCAGAAAAGCTGGATGAGTAAACTCAGCGACCCCTGCATTTTTATTTCCGCCGCCAGCAAGGAAAACGTGGATGAATTCCGTCAGCTGCTTTTCCGTGAAGTAAAAGCCATTCACGCCAAAAGGCATCCATACGATCAGTTCGACTATTTTAGCTGA
- a CDS encoding cytochrome c, which translates to MKLFLPALIALALQAASCGSGSEQAAPDNQTPAPAANAQTLYAAKCVVCHGNDGKAAIGGAYDLSTSTLDKAGAAAVITNGRKAMRAYKDELTPAEIDSLAAYLQTLKK; encoded by the coding sequence ATGAAACTTTTCCTACCGGCCCTTATTGCCCTTGCCTTGCAGGCCGCTTCCTGCGGTTCGGGTAGTGAGCAGGCTGCACCAGACAATCAAACACCGGCTCCCGCAGCAAATGCACAAACCTTGTATGCTGCAAAATGCGTGGTTTGCCATGGCAACGATGGCAAAGCCGCAATTGGCGGCGCATACGACCTGAGCACAAGTACACTTGATAAAGCCGGTGCAGCTGCTGTGATAACAAACGGCCGCAAAGCCATGCGCGCATACAAAGACGAACTCACACCAGCTGAAATTGATTCGCTTGCAGCTTATCTGCAAACGCTGAAAAAGTAA